Part of the Candidatus Dadabacteria bacterium genome is shown below.
ATCCGGTGCTCGGAGCTCTTTTCATGCAGGTGGCAACCGTTTTGGACAGATGTGACGGGGAAGTTGCGAGAATAAAGCTTATGGAGACCAAGAAGGGACAGTGGGTTGATACGATAAGTGACCAGTTCACCGTGCTTTCTTTTCTGATCGGAGTTCCTGTTGGGTATTACCTTCAGACCGGAAGCACCGTTGCGGTCGTGCTCGGAAGCTACAACGTCATCGTTTTCATCCTGTTTCTGATATGGTCGTTTTACTTTTTGATAAAGTACACGAATTCCGGCAGTCTGGTTGCCTACTTTGAAGTTGACAAGCACATTGATCCCGAGGAACTCTCCTTCCTGAGAAAGCTGATTGCCCGAATGCGTCCCTTGGGGAGGAGGAATTATTATTCGGCCATATTAGTCCTCATAGCGATAATCGGAGGAAACTCCCTCGTTCTTTTCGCTACATCTTTTACACTGACTCTCTTTTTGCTGCATCAGCTTGAAGATGTTGTAAGGATTTTCCGTCTTGGAAAACCCGAAGAGGTTTTTCATGAAGAAACGGAACAGAGTTAATCCAGAAGCAATACAGTCCGGTTCCCAACTGGGGTAAGAGCATGCTTTTTGCTCTGTTTCTGCGCTGTGATAATTATTTGGGATTTCTGTGGAATTTTATAAGACAGAAAGAGAGAAGAGACAGGACGCTCGCCCAAGAAATGAACATGAAGAGTGCAGAAGCAAAATCCATTATTTTTCCCTCCTACCGGCAATATAAACCATAGCTGACAGAAAGACAAACAACCCTACAATATAAAGCCTAGCGAACCAGATGTTCCAGCTGCTCGCTCCGATTATTGAAGGCAGGCTGGTGTATCCCCACCAGCATATGAGAATCAGAAGGAAAAACGGCGTCAGGTATTTCAGAATGTAGTAAAAAACACGTGGAGCTTTTATGAATCCGCCAGAATTTATCTCATTCCAGGCCTTCTCGGATCCGAATACCCACATGAACATCACTATTTCGATGAATCCGAATACGACAAGCATTATAGTGCCGGCCCAGAAATCCCATTCATCAAGAACCTGACTTATCAGTATCACGGGCAGTACGCTTACTATTATTATCAGCATGGTGTATACGACCGCCCTTTCTCTTGAGATGCTGAATTCATCCTGGAGGAAAGTTACTACTGGATAAGCTATAGCTACGGACGAAGTCATGCCGGCGAAAAACAGGAGAAAGAACCACAAAAATCCGAAAATTCTCCCCACTTCAACGCCTCCCAGGCTTCCCGAAATGCTGGCGAACACGGCGGGGAGGCTTACGAATCCCAAGCTGAAAGCGCCTGACTGCGCTACTGTGACCACGCTTGCTACTCCGAAAAACGCTACCGCCGCCGGAATGGCTATCGAGCCCCCAAGAACTATCTCCGCCGTTTCGTTGAGGGTTGCAGAAGTCAGACCGCTTAGCGTTACATCATCGTCGATCTTTATGTAAGACGCGTACGCCACTATCGCCCCGAAAGCCAGACTCAGCGTGAAAAAGATTTGCCC
Proteins encoded:
- a CDS encoding sodium:calcium symporter; translation: MKKNPNSRDAWATKTGLILAMAGNAIGLGNFLRFPTQAAENGGGAFMIPYFIAFIMIGIPIMWMEWGMGRYGGSRGHGTTPAIFNLFWKSPVSRILGVIGLWIPLVVTIYYVYIESWTLGYALHFLLGSNPSLDPGSVSNAAEYVKPYSSFLANYLGAGDGVLLSPSKMAITAFVITIAANFYIMLKGISGGIEIFVKYALPLLFVLAIILVVKTLTLKTDYGTAIEGLNFLWNPDFEALKNPKVWIAAAGQIFFTLSLAFGAIVAYASYIKIDDDVTLSGLTSATLNETAEIVLGGSIAIPAAVAFFGVASVVTVAQSGAFSLGFVSLPAVFASISGSLGGVEVGRIFGFLWFFLLFFAGMTSSVAIAYPVVTFLQDEFSISRERAVVYTMLIIIVSVLPVILISQVLDEWDFWAGTIMLVVFGFIEIVMFMWVFGSEKAWNEINSGGFIKAPRVFYYILKYLTPFFLLILICWWGYTSLPSIIGASSWNIWFARLYIVGLFVFLSAMVYIAGRREK